The following coding sequences lie in one Apium graveolens cultivar Ventura chromosome 3, ASM990537v1, whole genome shotgun sequence genomic window:
- the LOC141713435 gene encoding ATP sulfurylase 2 translates to MSLTIKLQLNTTTYLNLSPYTKKIHKNPNFIISKPNYHSNSLTPFVFHKKIAPLTQKMSIKSSLIDPDGGSLVDLVVPEAQRAVKASEAESLPKVKLTKIDLEWVHVICEGWANPLKGFMRENEYLQSLHFNSIRMEDGSVVNMSLPIVLAIDDSAKEAIGSSNDVALLGPNQDLVAILRRVEIYKHNKEERIARTWGTIAPGLPYVEEVITPAGNWLIGGDLEVLKPIKYNDGLDHYRLSPQQLRKEFDRRQADAVFAFQLRNPVHNGHALLMNDTRRRLLEMGYKNPILLLHPLGGYTKADDVPLDVRMEQHSKVLEDGVLDPETTIVAIFPSPMHYAGPTEVQWHAKARINAGANFYIVGRDPAGMGHPTEKRDLYDPDHGKKVLSMSPGLEKLNILPFRVAAYDTVEKKMAFFDPSRAKDFLFISGTKMRTFARTGENPPDGFMCPSGWQVLVKYYESLQAEEEVTGKTAVLSS, encoded by the exons ATGTCTCTAACAATTAAGCTACAATTAAACACCACCACCTACCTCAATCTCAGTCCCTACACTAAAAAGATTCATAAAAATCCAAACTTTATTATATCTAAACCAAATTACCATTCAAATTCACTAACCCCATTTGTATTTCATAAAAAGATTGCACCTTTAACACAAAAAATGTCAATTAAAAGCTCATTGATTGACCCTGATGGTGGTTCTTTGGTTGATCTTGTAGTGCCTGAGGCTCAAAGGGCTGTTAAGGCTTCTGAAGCTGAGTCTTTACCAAAAGTGAAGTTAACTAAGATTGATCTTGAATGGGTTCATGTGATTTGTGAAGGTTGGGCTAATCCATTGAAAGGGTTTATGAGAGAAAATGAGTATTTGCAGAGTTTGCATTTTAATTCTATAAGAATGGAAGATGGGTCTGTTGTTAATATGTCACTTCCTATTGTTTTGGCTATTGATGATTCTGCTAAAGAAGCTATTGGGAGCTCGAATGACGTTGCATTGCTCGGGCCTAATCAGGATTTGGTTGCTATTCTTAGGAG GGTTGAGATTTATAAACATAACAAAGAAGAAAGAATTGCTAGAACATGGGGAACAATTGCTCCAGGATTACCTTATGTAGAGGAGGTAATTACTCCAGCTGGAAATTGGCTAATTGGTGGAGATCTCGAAGTTTTAAAACCTATCAAATACAATGATGGTCTCGATCACTACAGGTTGTCTCCTCAACAACTTAGAAAAGAATTTGATCGTCGTCAGGCTGATGCAGTGTTTGCTTTTCAATTAAGAAATCCTGTGCACAATGGTCATGCATTGTTGATGAATGATACAAGAAGAAGACTTTTAGAAATGGGTTACAAAAATCCAATTCTTTTGCTTCATCCTTTGGGAGGTTACACAAAGGCTGATGACGTACCTCTAGATGTTCGTATGGAACAACATAGCAAG GTCTTAGAAGATGGAGTCCTTGACCCTGAGACTACAATCGTAGCTATATTCCCATCGCCCATGCATTACGCTGGTCCAACAGAAGTACAATGGCATGCCAAAGCAAGGATAAATGCTGGTGCTAATTTCTACATCGTTGGTCGTGATCCGGCAGGTATGGGCCATCCAACAGAAAAGAGGGATCTATATGATCCTGATCACGGGAAAAAGGTTCTCAGCATGTCTCCTGGACTAGAGAAGTTGAATATTTTGCCATTCAGG GTGGCAGCATATGATACAGTGGAAAAGAAGATGGCGTTCTTTGACCCATCACGAGCTAAAGATTTTCTTTTTATATCTGGAACCAAG ATGCGGACATTTGCAAGAACTGGGGAGAACCCTCCTGATGGTTTCATGTGTCCTAGTGGATGGCAAGTCCTAGTAAAATATTACGAGAGTCTGCAAGCTGAAGAAGAGGTCACAGGGAAAACAGCTGTACTCTCGTCTTAA
- the LOC141713434 gene encoding filament-like plant protein 6 isoform X1 encodes MDRRGWPWKKKSSDKAATEKVIATLESVGAPSSLSGTHDNHKNPKYVQISIETYSHLTGLEDQVKSYVDKVKKYEDQMTIYEDRVKEYDEQMASYDDKVKELEDVVEELNEKLSTANLEMVTKENLVKKHAKVAEEAVSGWEKAEAEALTLKTNLESVALLKLTAEDRASHLDCALKDCLQQNRNLKEEHEETLHEVAMKTKQFDMIRLELETQLGNLEQELLISASDNAAISRSLQERSNMLIKITEDKSQADAEIELLKKNVDSCSREISSLKYELHVVAKELEIRNEEKNMSVRSAEVANKQYLEGLKKISNLEANCQRLRGLIQKKLPGPAALAQMKLEVERMDSDCGESRQRRSPAKHSTSPRMTPLTEFSHENVQNYHKEIELLTERLLAMEEETKMLKEALAKRNSELQASRSVCAKTVTKLRSLEVELQANNQQNNTSKLNGQILAEGSFSENCLTSMSEDGNDDQASCAGSCAISKAWNFKKGKNIDSPRKGENSDQLELMADFLEMEKFAYSSKKSNETMTTFDSDARNFEIPNHDLSEATATKCLQFKDQPRLESLVTERSNMGDLSKLQSRISMIFECASKETDLEKLLENIRNEVQDMHASLKQNSKCSPNEEPYRANPVVDHQAFPKNSNDITGKESFLSGGHAFHTINEELAAALSQIYEFVLLLGKEGKVVQTESLVGDELTKILEEFSSAYNQVMNSRSSLDNFILCLSQVFSKANYFHFNTVGYKCVETELGTSDCIDKIALPENKVFTNSTQMYPDGCAHFSDSMSDPDIPHDVPLVPTSELKATSWSCSLEDFRLLKSEKDNLVIDLARSTENLKITMSQLQESEELLAEVKSQLTSSQKMNGLAETQLKCMAESYRSLEKHADELQIKVDCLQAKVESLENELRVERKNLENSHSRCRVLHEDIVRVESFPVVQVDVRSSQETELAAAAEKLAECQETISLLGKHLDSMRPQMEFVGSPALERTPRKDEIFTEDEITSSSMLLENADTSEIDNAKFATIHRVGSDSDIFSTPNYPSDSEASNLSRSPIRTKHQPIHRPTKSGSSSFTSTSEKHRGVSRFFSTKAKNEH; translated from the exons ATGGACCGACGGGGTTGGCCTTGGAAAAAGAAATCTTCTGATAAAGCAGCTACCGAGAAAGTAATTGCTACATTAGAATCTGTCGGTGCCCCTTCAAGTCTATCTGGAACTCAT GATAACCACAAAAATCCCAAGTATGTCCAAATTTCTATAGAGACGTATTCACATCTAACTGGGTTGGAGGATCAAGTAAAGTCATATGTGGATAAAGTAAAGAAATATGAGGATCAAATGACTATATACGAGGATAGAGTGAAGGAATATGATGAACAAATGGCTTCATACGATGATAAAGTGAAAGAATTAGAAGATGTCGTAGAGGAACTGAATGAAAAGCTATCCACTGCAAATTTAGAGATGGTGACCAAGGAAAACCTTGTAAAAAAGCATGCTAAAGTTGCTGAAGAAGCTGTTTCAG GTTGGGAAAAGGCTGAGGCAGAGGCATTGACACTGAAAACTAATCTAGAATCGGTCGCACTATTAAAACTTACTGCTGAAGATCGAGCATCGCATTTAGATTGTGCTTTGAAAGATTGTCTGCAGCAAAACAGAAATTTGAAAGAGGAGCACGAGGAGACACTTCATGAAGTTGCTATGAAAACAAAACAATTTGACATGATAAGGCTTGAGCTTGAAACACAATTAGGTAACTTAGAACAAGAACTTCTTATATCTGCTTCTGACAATGCTGCAATTTCGAGGTCTTTGCAAGAGCGCTCTAACATGCTGATCAAGATCACTGAAGATAAATCTCAAGCTGATGCGGAGATTGAACTATTGAAGAAGAATGTTGACTCTTGCAGCAGGGAAATAAGTTCACTGAAATATGAACTACATGTAGTTGCCAAAGAGTTAGAAATCCGTAATGAGGAAAAAAATATGAGTGTTAGATCTGCAGAAGTTGCAAACAAACAATATTTAGAAGGGTTAAAGAAGATATCTAATCTAGAAGCAAACTGTCAACGTTTGCGTGGTCTTATTCAGAAAAAGTTACCCGGACCAGCCGCACTAGCTCAAATGAAGCTAGAAGTTGAGAGAATGGACAGCGATTGTGGAGAAAGTCGTCAAAGGAGGTCTCCCGCAAAGCATTCTACCAGTCCACGCATGACCCCGCTCACTGAATTTTCACATGAAAATGTACAAAATTACCATAAAGAAATTGAGTTACTCACGGAACGCCTTCTGGCAATGGAAGAGGAAACAAAGATGCTGAAGGAAGCTTTGGCCAAGCGAAATAGTGAATTGCAAGCTTCGAGGAGTGTTTGTGCGAAGACAGTCACCAAACTTCGAAGTCTGGAAGTAGAACTGCAAGCAAATAATCAACAAAATAATACATCAAAACTTAATGGTCAGATCCTGGCTGAAGGTTCCTTTAGTGAAAATTGCCTGACATCCATGTCAGaagatggaaatgatgatcaagcATCTTGTGCTGGGTCTTGTGCAATCTCTAAGGCCTGGAATTTTAAAAAAGGAAAGAACATTGACAGTCCAAGGAAAGGTGAAAATTCTGATCAGCTGGAACTTATGGCTGATTTTCTGGAGATGGAGAAGTTTGCTTATTCATCTAAAAAATCGAATGAAACTATGACAACTTTTGATTCAGATGCCAGAAATTTTGAAATTCCAAATCACGATCTGTCAGAGGCCACTGCTACCAAGTGTTTGCAATTCAAAGACCAGCCACGGTTGGAGTCTTTAGTAACTGAAAGATCAAATATGGGGGATCTGTCGAAACTCCAATCAAGGATTTCGATGATTTTTGAGTGTGCTTCTAAGGAGACTGATTTAGAAAAACTTTTGGAGAATATCAGGAACGAAGTACAGGACATGCATGCAAGTTTGAAACAAAACTCTAAGTGTTCTCCCAACGAGGAACCTTACCGTGCTAATCCTGTTGTTGACCATCAAGCTTTTCCGAAGAACTCTAATGACATTACTGGCAAAGAATCCTTTTTGTCCGGGGGCCATGCTTTCCATACAATTAATGAAGAATTGGCAGCTGCTTTATCTCAGATTTATGAATTTGTACTGCTGCTTGGAAAAGAGGGTAAAGTTGTCCAAACCGAATCACTGGTAGGGGATGAATTGACCAAAATATTGGAAGAATTCTCTTCTGCTTATAATCAGGTTATGAACAGCAGATCAAGCTTGGATAATTTTATCCTCTGCCTTTCTCAAGTATTCAGTAAGGCCAACTATTTTCATTTTAATACCGTTGGTTATAAGTGTGTTGAAACTGAACTCGGTACTTCAGATTGCATAGACAAAATTGCTTTGCCTGAGAACAAGGTATTTACGAACTCTACACAGATGTATCCAGATGGTTGTGCTCATTTTTCTGATTCCATGTCTGATCCTGACATTCCCCATGACGTTCCTCTTGTTCCAACCTCTGAACTGAAAGCAACATCATGGAGTTGCTCACTGGAGGACTTTAGGTTACTGAAATCAGAAAAAGATAACTTGGTGATAGATCTAGCTAGATCTACGGAAAATCTAAAAATCACTATGTCTCAGTTACAAGAAAGTGAAGAACTTCTAGCTGAAGTTAAATCACAACTGACATCTTCTCAGAAAATGAATGGTCTAGCCGAAACGCAGCTGAAATGTATGGCCGAATCATACAGATCACTTGAAAAGCACGCAGACGAATTACAAATTAAGGTAGACTGTCTGCAGGCGAAAGTAGAGAGTCTGGAAAATGAACTACGAGTGGAGAGGAAAAATCTTGAGAATTCTCATTCCAGATGTAGAGTTCTCCATGAAGACATAGTAAG GGTTGAGAGCTTTCCAGTAGTTCAGGTAGATGTCAGAAGTAGCCAG GAGACAGAGTTAGCCGCTGCAGCTGAGAAGCTAGCAGAGTGTCAAGAAACTATTTCTCTCTTGGGCAAGCACTTGGATTCTATGCGACCTCAAATGGAATTTGTAGGGTCTCCAGCCCTGGAGAGGACTCCAAGGAAGGATGAAATCTTCACTGAAGATGAAATAACATCTAGTAGTATGCTCTTAGAGAATGCTGATACATCTGAGATTGATAATGCTAAATTTGCCACTATACATCGTGTAGGTAGTGACTCGGATATATTTAGCACGCCAAATTATCCATCAGATTCTGAAGCAAGCAATCTATCACGATCACCAATCAGAACAAAGCATCAACCAATACACCGACCAACAAAGTCAGGCTCTTCCTCTTTCACTTCAACGTCAGAGAAACACCGAGGTGTCAGTAGATTCTTCTCAACAAAAGCAAAAAATGAACACTAG
- the LOC141713434 gene encoding filament-like plant protein 6 isoform X2, which translates to MDRRGWPWKKKSSDKAATEKVIATLESVGAPSSLSGTHDNHKNPKYVQISIETYSHLTGLEDQVKSYVDKVKKYEDQMTIYEDRVKEYDEQMASYDDKVKELEDVVEELNEKLSTANLEMVTKENLVKKHAKVAEEAVSGWEKAEAEALTLKTNLESVALLKLTAEDRASHLDCALKDCLQQNRNLKEEHEETLHEVAMKTKQFDMIRLELETQLGNLEQELLISASDNAAISRSLQERSNMLIKITEDKSQADAEIELLKKNVDSCSREISSLKYELHVVAKELEIRNEEKNMSVRSAEVANKQYLEGLKKISNLEANCQRLRGLIQKKLPGPAALAQMKLEVERMDSDCGESRQRRSPAKHSTSPRMTPLTEFSHENVQNYHKEIELLTERLLAMEEETKMLKEALAKRNSELQASRSVCAKTVTKLRSLEVELQANNQQNNTSKLNGQILAEGSFSENCLTSMSEDGNDDQASCAGSCAISKAWNFKKGKNIDSPRKGENSDQLELMADFLEMEKFAYSSKKSNETMTTFDSDARNFEIPNHDLSEATATKCLQFKDQPRLESLVTERSNMGDLSKLQSRISMIFECASKETDLEKLLENIRNEVQDMHASLKQNSKCSPNEEPYRANPVVDHQAFPKNSNDITGKESFLSGGHAFHTINEELAAALSQIYEFVLLLGKEGKVVQTESLVGDELTKILEEFSSAYNQVMNSRSSLDNFILCLSQVFSKANYFHFNTVGYKCVETELGTSDCIDKIALPENKVFTNSTQMYPDGCAHFSDSMSDPDIPHDVPLVPTSELKATSWSCSLEDFRLLKSEKDNLVIDLARSTENLKITMSQLQESEELLAEVKSQLTSSQKMNGLAETQLKCMAESYRSLEKHADELQIKVDCLQAKVESLENELRVERKNLENSHSRCRVLHEDIVRVESFPVVQETELAAAAEKLAECQETISLLGKHLDSMRPQMEFVGSPALERTPRKDEIFTEDEITSSSMLLENADTSEIDNAKFATIHRVGSDSDIFSTPNYPSDSEASNLSRSPIRTKHQPIHRPTKSGSSSFTSTSEKHRGVSRFFSTKAKNEH; encoded by the exons ATGGACCGACGGGGTTGGCCTTGGAAAAAGAAATCTTCTGATAAAGCAGCTACCGAGAAAGTAATTGCTACATTAGAATCTGTCGGTGCCCCTTCAAGTCTATCTGGAACTCAT GATAACCACAAAAATCCCAAGTATGTCCAAATTTCTATAGAGACGTATTCACATCTAACTGGGTTGGAGGATCAAGTAAAGTCATATGTGGATAAAGTAAAGAAATATGAGGATCAAATGACTATATACGAGGATAGAGTGAAGGAATATGATGAACAAATGGCTTCATACGATGATAAAGTGAAAGAATTAGAAGATGTCGTAGAGGAACTGAATGAAAAGCTATCCACTGCAAATTTAGAGATGGTGACCAAGGAAAACCTTGTAAAAAAGCATGCTAAAGTTGCTGAAGAAGCTGTTTCAG GTTGGGAAAAGGCTGAGGCAGAGGCATTGACACTGAAAACTAATCTAGAATCGGTCGCACTATTAAAACTTACTGCTGAAGATCGAGCATCGCATTTAGATTGTGCTTTGAAAGATTGTCTGCAGCAAAACAGAAATTTGAAAGAGGAGCACGAGGAGACACTTCATGAAGTTGCTATGAAAACAAAACAATTTGACATGATAAGGCTTGAGCTTGAAACACAATTAGGTAACTTAGAACAAGAACTTCTTATATCTGCTTCTGACAATGCTGCAATTTCGAGGTCTTTGCAAGAGCGCTCTAACATGCTGATCAAGATCACTGAAGATAAATCTCAAGCTGATGCGGAGATTGAACTATTGAAGAAGAATGTTGACTCTTGCAGCAGGGAAATAAGTTCACTGAAATATGAACTACATGTAGTTGCCAAAGAGTTAGAAATCCGTAATGAGGAAAAAAATATGAGTGTTAGATCTGCAGAAGTTGCAAACAAACAATATTTAGAAGGGTTAAAGAAGATATCTAATCTAGAAGCAAACTGTCAACGTTTGCGTGGTCTTATTCAGAAAAAGTTACCCGGACCAGCCGCACTAGCTCAAATGAAGCTAGAAGTTGAGAGAATGGACAGCGATTGTGGAGAAAGTCGTCAAAGGAGGTCTCCCGCAAAGCATTCTACCAGTCCACGCATGACCCCGCTCACTGAATTTTCACATGAAAATGTACAAAATTACCATAAAGAAATTGAGTTACTCACGGAACGCCTTCTGGCAATGGAAGAGGAAACAAAGATGCTGAAGGAAGCTTTGGCCAAGCGAAATAGTGAATTGCAAGCTTCGAGGAGTGTTTGTGCGAAGACAGTCACCAAACTTCGAAGTCTGGAAGTAGAACTGCAAGCAAATAATCAACAAAATAATACATCAAAACTTAATGGTCAGATCCTGGCTGAAGGTTCCTTTAGTGAAAATTGCCTGACATCCATGTCAGaagatggaaatgatgatcaagcATCTTGTGCTGGGTCTTGTGCAATCTCTAAGGCCTGGAATTTTAAAAAAGGAAAGAACATTGACAGTCCAAGGAAAGGTGAAAATTCTGATCAGCTGGAACTTATGGCTGATTTTCTGGAGATGGAGAAGTTTGCTTATTCATCTAAAAAATCGAATGAAACTATGACAACTTTTGATTCAGATGCCAGAAATTTTGAAATTCCAAATCACGATCTGTCAGAGGCCACTGCTACCAAGTGTTTGCAATTCAAAGACCAGCCACGGTTGGAGTCTTTAGTAACTGAAAGATCAAATATGGGGGATCTGTCGAAACTCCAATCAAGGATTTCGATGATTTTTGAGTGTGCTTCTAAGGAGACTGATTTAGAAAAACTTTTGGAGAATATCAGGAACGAAGTACAGGACATGCATGCAAGTTTGAAACAAAACTCTAAGTGTTCTCCCAACGAGGAACCTTACCGTGCTAATCCTGTTGTTGACCATCAAGCTTTTCCGAAGAACTCTAATGACATTACTGGCAAAGAATCCTTTTTGTCCGGGGGCCATGCTTTCCATACAATTAATGAAGAATTGGCAGCTGCTTTATCTCAGATTTATGAATTTGTACTGCTGCTTGGAAAAGAGGGTAAAGTTGTCCAAACCGAATCACTGGTAGGGGATGAATTGACCAAAATATTGGAAGAATTCTCTTCTGCTTATAATCAGGTTATGAACAGCAGATCAAGCTTGGATAATTTTATCCTCTGCCTTTCTCAAGTATTCAGTAAGGCCAACTATTTTCATTTTAATACCGTTGGTTATAAGTGTGTTGAAACTGAACTCGGTACTTCAGATTGCATAGACAAAATTGCTTTGCCTGAGAACAAGGTATTTACGAACTCTACACAGATGTATCCAGATGGTTGTGCTCATTTTTCTGATTCCATGTCTGATCCTGACATTCCCCATGACGTTCCTCTTGTTCCAACCTCTGAACTGAAAGCAACATCATGGAGTTGCTCACTGGAGGACTTTAGGTTACTGAAATCAGAAAAAGATAACTTGGTGATAGATCTAGCTAGATCTACGGAAAATCTAAAAATCACTATGTCTCAGTTACAAGAAAGTGAAGAACTTCTAGCTGAAGTTAAATCACAACTGACATCTTCTCAGAAAATGAATGGTCTAGCCGAAACGCAGCTGAAATGTATGGCCGAATCATACAGATCACTTGAAAAGCACGCAGACGAATTACAAATTAAGGTAGACTGTCTGCAGGCGAAAGTAGAGAGTCTGGAAAATGAACTACGAGTGGAGAGGAAAAATCTTGAGAATTCTCATTCCAGATGTAGAGTTCTCCATGAAGACATAGTAAG GGTTGAGAGCTTTCCAGTAGTTCAG GAGACAGAGTTAGCCGCTGCAGCTGAGAAGCTAGCAGAGTGTCAAGAAACTATTTCTCTCTTGGGCAAGCACTTGGATTCTATGCGACCTCAAATGGAATTTGTAGGGTCTCCAGCCCTGGAGAGGACTCCAAGGAAGGATGAAATCTTCACTGAAGATGAAATAACATCTAGTAGTATGCTCTTAGAGAATGCTGATACATCTGAGATTGATAATGCTAAATTTGCCACTATACATCGTGTAGGTAGTGACTCGGATATATTTAGCACGCCAAATTATCCATCAGATTCTGAAGCAAGCAATCTATCACGATCACCAATCAGAACAAAGCATCAACCAATACACCGACCAACAAAGTCAGGCTCTTCCTCTTTCACTTCAACGTCAGAGAAACACCGAGGTGTCAGTAGATTCTTCTCAACAAAAGCAAAAAATGAACACTAG